Part of the Sulfuricurvum kujiense DSM 16994 genome, TCGGTCTTGAACTGGGACTTCCGGATTCACTTGTTAACCGTCATCCGTTCCCGGGGCCGGGCCTCGGGATCCGTATTATGGGTGAGGTCAATAAACCGGATCTTAATTTGCTTCGTGAAGCGGATGCTATTTTGCTCGACGAACTTAAAGCAAGCGGCTACTACACCAAAACATGGCAAGCATTTGCGGTACTTCTTAACGTAAAATCGGTCGGTGTTATGGGTGATAACCGTACCTATGACAACACGGTTTGTGTCCGTGTCGTCGAAGCGGTTGACGGTATGACGGCTACATTTGCCCATCTTCCGCATACATTGCTTGAACGTATCAGCCGCCGCATCATCAATGAAGTCGACGGAATCAACCGTGTCGTCTATGATATCAGTTCAAAACCGCCTGCAACGATCGAGTGGGAATAAGGGGTACGCATTTGCGTCCCATCTACCTGATCTCTAAAACTCCCTACGAGGGAGTGATTCATATCCCTATCCTCACTATCCGTTTTTTATCTCCCGACATCAATTTTTCCGACTATGAAGGGGTTGTTTTTACCTCAAAGCAGGGAGTCTTGTCGCTCCAAAACTATCTACCCGACTGGAATAGACTCAAATGCATTTGTGTCTCGGAATCGACCGCGAAAAATGCCCGTGAAGCCGGGGCGATTGATGTGGAAGTCGCGAATGGATACGGAGACTCTATCCCCGATATTTTAGGTGCGAAAAAACGGAGGGGGAAATGGCTCTACCTCCGACCTAAAGTAGTTGCGTCTGATTGGGTCGAGAGTGCACGTCATAGAGGAATCACGATAGATGAAGCGATTGTTTATGAATCTGTTTGTAACGAAGAAATGAGTAATTTTCCGGTATCACAAGAGGGGGTATTAATTTTTACTTCCCCCTCAGCCATTCGATGTTTTCTACAAAATCATAAGATACTTCCGACCCATGATGTCATTGTCATCGGGGAAACGACTAAAAATGCCCTTCCTGCAGGTACGTTATCGTATCTTAGTGAGGTTCCGAGTATTGAAGCTACCGTCGATTTGGCACGTCAAATCGCTGTAGAGGGATAAAATTCATCACCCTTTTAAGATTTTAGGGTTATAATTATTAATTCTGGGCGAAGCGAGTAATCGCATTTTGAGGGTTCTACATATTCTTGGAGTCACAGCCGTAGTCGTCTTTGAGTGTCGGTGGTCTCGTTTGAACGTATTTTTACGTGAGAGATTGCCGCCGGAAAAGACGCTCGAGTGGCTTTTTTCGGCTTTGAGAACCAAAGCTACTGCGAAACGCCCGCCCGGGCTTTTTATTAATTGAATGATAGAGGAATAATCCCTCCATCTAGACTCAAAACTTGTTTTATTTAAAAGTCCGTTTGGGGTTTGAGATAAGATAATTAAATTTTTTTTCAAGGTGATATATGCGCGTAATGGTAATCGGTAGCGGCGGACGTGAGTTTGCAATCGGGCGGGTACTGAAACAAGACAGTGCGGTAACAGAACTTTTTTTCGCCCCGGGCAACGGTGCGACGACAATGTTGGGACAAAATGTCGCTATCAAAGATTACGGCGAATTGGCGCAATTTGCATTGGATAACAAAATAGATTTGACTATCGTAGGGCCTGAGGGACCACTTAGCGACGGTGTGGTAGATGTGTTTAAAGCAAAAGGGCTAGTCATTTTCGGTCCTTCAAAAGCGGCGGCACAATTAGAGGGCTCAAAAGTTTATATGAAAAACTTTTTGGCGAAATACAACATTCCTACAGCACGTTACATCGAAACCGATCATATCGGGGATGCATTCAAATTTATCGAATCGTTGACCCCTCCGATCGTTGTTAAAGCGGATGGGTTATGTGCGGGCAAAGGGGTTATCATAGCGATGAGTTATGAAGAAGCCAAAGTCGCCGTCTCTGAAATGCTCAGCGGTAAATCATTCGGTGATGCCGGTAAACGGGTTGTTGTCGAAGAATTTTTGGACGGGTACGAGCTTTCAATGTTTGCTTTGTGTGACGGGAAAGACTTTATTCTCCTCCCTGCGGCGCAAGATCATAAACGTCTTTTGGATAATGATGAAGGGCCGAATACGGGGGGAATGGGTGCCTATGCCCCGACACCGCTTGTAGACGATGTCATCTATGAAAAAGTAAAAGACCGGATTGTCCGTCCTACCCTTAAAGGGATGCAGGAAGAGGGAGCACCGTTTGAGGGGGTCCTTTTTATCGGGCTTATGATCGTTAACGGTGAGCCGATCACGTTGGAGTTCAACGTCCGTTTCGGTGATCCGGAGTGTGAGATTTTGATGCCGCTTTTGAAAACGCCGGCAAGCGAACTCTTTTATAAAGCGGCAACGAAACAGCTGGATACCCTTAACGTCGAATTTTATGACAAATATGCCGTCGGCGTTGTGATGGCCAGCCGTAATTATCCGTATGACAATTCCGAACCCGCCGAAATTATCGTCGATGAGATTCATCACGCAGAGATTGCACAAAACACTCATATCGCTTATGCGGGTGTAGCGGCCGAAGATGGGAAACTCTACGCTACCGGCGGTCGGGTCCTGGTGTGCGTCGGAGTGGGCGAAAGTATTAAAGAAGCGCGTGATCGTGCCTATATGCTCTGCGGTCAGGTCCATTTCGCGGGGAAAAAACTTCGCAGCGATATTGCGTATCAGGCCCTTAGATAATGGATGAAAGCCTCGATTCTCTAATACAGCGGGAACATCTGCAACTCGCTTCGATACGCCAGCGTGCCGCTGCATTTGGAATCGATGAAACTCTTTTGTCGATAATTATGATCGTTATTTTATGGGACTCGATAGCTGCCGCCCACACATTGGAAAATATGATTGCGGTAACAAACAGTTTTTTATTGGAATACATGTCGA contains:
- a CDS encoding uroporphyrinogen-III synthase, producing MRPIYLISKTPYEGVIHIPILTIRFLSPDINFSDYEGVVFTSKQGVLSLQNYLPDWNRLKCICVSESTAKNAREAGAIDVEVANGYGDSIPDILGAKKRRGKWLYLRPKVVASDWVESARHRGITIDEAIVYESVCNEEMSNFPVSQEGVLIFTSPSAIRCFLQNHKILPTHDVIVIGETTKNALPAGTLSYLSEVPSIEATVDLARQIAVEG
- the purD gene encoding phosphoribosylamine--glycine ligase, producing the protein MRVMVIGSGGREFAIGRVLKQDSAVTELFFAPGNGATTMLGQNVAIKDYGELAQFALDNKIDLTIVGPEGPLSDGVVDVFKAKGLVIFGPSKAAAQLEGSKVYMKNFLAKYNIPTARYIETDHIGDAFKFIESLTPPIVVKADGLCAGKGVIIAMSYEEAKVAVSEMLSGKSFGDAGKRVVVEEFLDGYELSMFALCDGKDFILLPAAQDHKRLLDNDEGPNTGGMGAYAPTPLVDDVIYEKVKDRIVRPTLKGMQEEGAPFEGVLFIGLMIVNGEPITLEFNVRFGDPECEILMPLLKTPASELFYKAATKQLDTLNVEFYDKYAVGVVMASRNYPYDNSEPAEIIVDEIHHAEIAQNTHIAYAGVAAEDGKLYATGGRVLVCVGVGESIKEARDRAYMLCGQVHFAGKKLRSDIAYQALR